The following is a genomic window from Pedobacter sp. KBS0701.
TCTTGAACGTTTGCATAAAAAATGGTTTTGACGCTTTTTTATATTATATCATTAAATAACCACTACATCATTACCTCTCACAGCTATTTTTATCACCCCACAAAACACTTAGTGTTAATTGTACACTTGTGCGTATGTTAATATTATGTTAAAATCGAAAAAAATGCATTTTTAGCCTAAAATCGCATTTGGTTTATTTAGTTGAGATACCTCACAGTACCTGATGATGTATTAATGTAGAGGTAAAAACACTTGCACATCAGCAAAAACAACCTCACATTTAACTAACAATTAAACTAAATTTATAATAAAGCATGAAAAGAATCTTTACAAGACTTTCTGTTCTCGCTGCATTTTGTTTGCTAACAATTAACGTAGCATTAGCGCAAAACGTTACCGTGAAAGGTAAAGTAATTGATGGGGGTGACAAAACTCCATTACCAGGCGTATCTATTTTAATTAAAGGCACACAAACTGGCACACAAACAGATGTGAACGGCAACTACTCCCTTAGCGCGCCGGCCAACGCCACATTGGTATTTAACTTTGTAGGTTATACAGCACTTGAGCAGGCTGTAAATAATCAAACAACAATTAATGTATCATTAGCATCATCAACACAACAATTAGAGCAAGTTGTGGTTGTGGGTTATGGTACACAAAGAAAAATTGATGTTACTGGATCGGTTGGGACGGTAAAGGGCGAGGATATTTCTAAGCAGGCATCAGTAAATGCAATCAGTGCCTTACAAGGCAAGGTTGCGGGTGTAACAATTACGAATAATGGTGCACCGGGCTCATCTCCACAAATCACCATTCGTGGTACAGGAACAATTTACGGAAACACAGGCGTTTTATATGTGGTTGATGGCGTTTGGTACGATGATATCAGCTTTCTAAACCCTGCTGATATTGAAAATTTGAGTATTTTGAAAGATGCTTCCTCGCAGTCTATTTATGGTATCCGTGCAGCAAATGGCGTAGTTTTGATTACCACTAAAAGGGGAACAAAAGGTCAGGCGGCTATTACCTATAACGGATCTGTGGGTTACAAGGCTGTAACCAATCAGATAAAAATGGCCAATGCAACTGAATATGCAACATTAATAAATGAATTATCTGCATCAACCGGGGCACCTAATTTATTTGCCAATCCGGCAAGTTATGGAGAAGGTACAAATTGGTATAACCAGGTATTTAGAAATGCATTACAAACCAATCATCAGTTATCTGTAAATGGTGGAGGTGATAAATCGACATATAATTTCTCTTTGGGTTATACCAATGAAGATGGAATTGTAAAAAAACAAAACTATCAGCGTTATACGGCAAAATTATCAAACGATTTCCAAATACTGGCCCCTTTAAAAATAGGTTATACTGTTTCTGGTACAGCCATCAAATCAAATGATATTCCTTCAACCATATTCCGTCAACTGTATGCCGCAGGTCCGGTAGTTCCGGTATATTATGCTGATGGAACTTATGGCGATGCCAACGATTTCAGCTTGGGAGGTGGTAATAATTTTAACCCTCAGGCAACAATAGATTTTTTCAATCAAAAATCTTTAAATTACAGGATTAATGGAAATGTATATGCAGAACTGACAATTGCCAAAAATTTCACCTTTAAAACAAGTTTAGGTGGAGATTTTGGACAAAATGAAGTAAGGGCATATATTCCGGTATATAAGGCTACTCAAGGCCAGCAAAGTACACAAAGCCAGCTTGATGTTAATCGCGAAGAAACCAGAAACTGGATCATTGAAAACACCCTGACATACAAAAATACTTTTGGTGCCCACAATTTAACAGTATTGGCAGGTCAGACTGCACAAAGAAGAAAATCTTATTTCTTAAACGCAACAGCATTTGATGTGCCATACTCAAGTGATGGCGATCTTTACTTAACCTTAGGTAATGCAGATAAGCGTTCGGTTACAGATGGTGGTGCTTTAACAACTTATGCTTCATATTTCGGAAGGATAAATTATTCTTTCAAAGATCGTTACCTGTTAAACGCAACACTTCGTGCTGATGCTGCCTCACAGTTTTTCGGTGGAGGAGATCTTTGGGGTTATTTCCCTTCAGTAGGTGCCGGCTGGGTAATTTCTCAGGAAGATTTTATGAAAGACCAAACAGTCTTTAACAATCTAAAGTTAAAAGCTTCATGGGGTAAGGTAGGTAATGCAGGTGTGCCAATAAACCCAACCACATTAACAGTTACGCAAAATGGTGGCTATGTATCAATTTTTAACGGGGTAGCTTATACAGGTAAAAACGTAAGTACTTTAGTTCCTTCTTTTTTAAACTGGGAGCGCACTACCGGAACCGATATCGGTTTTGAAGCTGCATTCTTAAAAAACAGGTTAAACATCGAAGCCGGTTTTTACAATAAGAGAACCGAGCAGGCCATTTTCGAAATCCCGGTTTTAACATCAATTGGTACCAGTTCAGGTAATCAGATCGGCAATCAGGCTGATTTTCAGAACCGTGGTTTTGAATTTTCTGCAACGTGGAGAGATACAAACGAATCAGGCCTCGCTTACTCAATTAGCGGTAATCTTGGTTATAACAAAAACAAGGTTTTATCCGTTGTAACCGGTAACAACCCAATTTATGCAGGCGGTGCAGGGCTTTCAAATGGTGGCCTTGCTACACGTACCATCCAGGGTGGTGCAATAGGAGAATTTTATGGCTACGAAGTTGCCGGTATTTTCCAAAATGCTGCTGAAATTGCTGCTTCAGCACAAAAAGGAGCTAAACCGGGCGATTTTAAATACGTAGATACAGATGGTAATGGAATTATTAATGGTAATGACCGTATTGTGTTAGGCAATCCAAATCCAACTTATTCTTACGGTTTAAGCGCAAATTTAGCTTACAAAAATTTCGATCTTACTGTTGATATCCAGGGTTTAGCTGGTGTTAAAGTTTATAATGCAAATATCGCATCCCGTTTTGGTAACGAAAACTTCACCAAAGATTTTTATGATAACAGATGGCATGGCGAAGGCACTTCTACCACCTACCCTTCCGTTAATTTAGGAACAACGGCCAACTCAGCTCCTAATTCATTTTATGTAGAAGACGGATCTTATATCCGTTTAAGAAA
Proteins encoded in this region:
- a CDS encoding TonB-dependent receptor, translating into MKRIFTRLSVLAAFCLLTINVALAQNVTVKGKVIDGGDKTPLPGVSILIKGTQTGTQTDVNGNYSLSAPANATLVFNFVGYTALEQAVNNQTTINVSLASSTQQLEQVVVVGYGTQRKIDVTGSVGTVKGEDISKQASVNAISALQGKVAGVTITNNGAPGSSPQITIRGTGTIYGNTGVLYVVDGVWYDDISFLNPADIENLSILKDASSQSIYGIRAANGVVLITTKRGTKGQAAITYNGSVGYKAVTNQIKMANATEYATLINELSASTGAPNLFANPASYGEGTNWYNQVFRNALQTNHQLSVNGGGDKSTYNFSLGYTNEDGIVKKQNYQRYTAKLSNDFQILAPLKIGYTVSGTAIKSNDIPSTIFRQLYAAGPVVPVYYADGTYGDANDFSLGGGNNFNPQATIDFFNQKSLNYRINGNVYAELTIAKNFTFKTSLGGDFGQNEVRAYIPVYKATQGQQSTQSQLDVNREETRNWIIENTLTYKNTFGAHNLTVLAGQTAQRRKSYFLNATAFDVPYSSDGDLYLTLGNADKRSVTDGGALTTYASYFGRINYSFKDRYLLNATLRADAASQFFGGGDLWGYFPSVGAGWVISQEDFMKDQTVFNNLKLKASWGKVGNAGVPINPTTLTVTQNGGYVSIFNGVAYTGKNVSTLVPSFLNWERTTGTDIGFEAAFLKNRLNIEAGFYNKRTEQAIFEIPVLTSIGTSSGNQIGNQADFQNRGFEFSATWRDTNESGLAYSISGNLGYNKNKVLSVVTGNNPIYAGGAGLSNGGLATRTIQGGAIGEFYGYEVAGIFQNAAEIAASAQKGAKPGDFKYVDTDGNGIINGNDRIVLGNPNPTYSYGLSANLAYKNFDLTVDIQGLAGVKVYNANIASRFGNENFTKDFYDNRWHGEGTSTTYPSVNLGTTANSAPNSFYVEDGSYIRLRNVQLGYTLPSLLVSKWKMQRLRFFLDAQNPVTLFGYKGFTPEVGGTPTNAGIDANVYPLQATYRFGAQVTF